From Shewanella psychrophila, a single genomic window includes:
- a CDS encoding MOSC domain-containing protein codes for MSTLIAIGFKPIKQQPMTLVTKANVTCSHGVEQDFFGRPSKRQVTVMSKEQWQTVCSELNTLLPWTTRRANLLVEGLSFTPEHVGKILEIGELKLEITGETDPCKKMEIAHAGLEAALRPDWRGGVTCRVLNDAEIFEGDTVQLN; via the coding sequence ATGTCGACGCTCATTGCCATCGGATTTAAGCCCATTAAGCAGCAACCTATGACACTCGTTACTAAGGCGAATGTCACTTGTTCCCATGGTGTCGAACAGGACTTCTTCGGCCGACCAAGCAAGCGACAAGTCACTGTTATGTCGAAAGAACAATGGCAGACCGTCTGTAGTGAGCTTAATACCCTGTTACCTTGGACCACTCGTAGAGCGAACTTGCTGGTCGAAGGACTGAGCTTTACTCCCGAGCATGTCGGCAAGATTCTCGAGATTGGTGAACTTAAACTCGAGATCACCGGCGAAACAGACCCATGTAAGAAGATGGAAATAGCTCATGCCGGACTCGAAGCCGCATTAAGACCTGATTGGCGTGGCGGCGTCACCTGCCGAGTATTGAATGATGCGGAAATCTTTGAAGGCGATACAGTTCAACTGAACTAA
- the ybaK gene encoding Cys-tRNA(Pro) deacylase, with amino-acid sequence MTPAINALKQANIEFTIHEYHHEAGCDSYGLEAAEKLGLQPEQVFKTLVVQLDGKQLAVAIIPVDSKLSMKLIAKATKAKKAAMANADDVQRSTGYKLGGVSPIAQKKPLKTYIDISAKNYVKIYVSGGQRGLDIELAPEQLLLVTKAQFAPLTS; translated from the coding sequence ATGACTCCCGCAATCAATGCATTAAAGCAAGCTAACATAGAGTTCACCATTCATGAATATCACCATGAAGCTGGTTGTGATTCCTATGGTTTAGAGGCCGCTGAAAAATTAGGTTTGCAGCCTGAGCAGGTCTTTAAGACCTTAGTCGTTCAGCTAGATGGCAAACAACTCGCGGTTGCCATTATTCCCGTGGACTCGAAACTCAGCATGAAACTCATCGCTAAGGCAACGAAAGCTAAGAAAGCAGCCATGGCCAATGCCGATGATGTGCAAAGGTCCACGGGTTACAAATTGGGAGGTGTCAGCCCTATAGCCCAGAAAAAACCTCTCAAGACCTACATAGACATTAGCGCAAAGAACTACGTAAAAATATATGTCAGCGGTGGTCAACGAGGATTAGATATCGAACTAGCACCAGAACAGTTACTACTGGTGACTAAAGCACAATTCGCTCCACTTACGAGTTAG
- a CDS encoding GNAT family N-acetyltransferase, with protein sequence MELVLLADKPEAIPQIAKWYSDEWGYISNDSSRSTSALETKLNGYLNTDKLPLVLLATVNNQVVATAQLRFQEMTTYPKTSHWLGGVYVDKAHRGKSVAQTLINGILDLANKHGVNELYLQTEDHSGGLYKKMGWKAVEQVTYHGVDVLVMKLKVNDVYCEEQKQA encoded by the coding sequence ATGGAACTGGTATTACTCGCAGATAAACCCGAGGCTATCCCGCAAATAGCTAAATGGTATAGCGATGAGTGGGGATACATAAGTAACGACAGCAGTCGATCAACTTCAGCGTTAGAAACTAAGCTAAATGGTTATCTCAATACAGACAAACTCCCCTTGGTGCTTTTGGCTACAGTCAATAACCAAGTGGTTGCAACGGCTCAATTGCGTTTTCAGGAAATGACGACTTACCCCAAAACATCACATTGGCTTGGCGGTGTCTATGTAGATAAAGCCCACAGAGGAAAATCTGTGGCGCAAACACTCATAAATGGCATATTGGATTTAGCTAATAAGCATGGAGTAAACGAACTATATCTACAAACAGAAGATCACTCTGGTGGTTTATATAAGAAGATGGGCTGGAAAGCCGTCGAACAGGTGACCTACCACGGCGTCGATGTACTGGTGATGAAGCTAAAGGTTAATGACGTTTATTGTGAAGAGCAGAAACAAGCATGA
- the fadA gene encoding acetyl-CoA C-acyltransferase FadA: protein MKQAVIVDCIRTPMGRSKAGVFRNVRAETLSAELMKALVERNPKLDPNTIEDVIWGCVQQTLEQGFNIARNASLLAGLPKQIGGVTVNRLCGSSMDALHQAARAIMTGQGDTFIVGGVEHMGHVPMNHGVDFHPGLASNVAKASGMMGLTAEMLGKMHGITREQQDEFAVRSHQRAHAATVEGRFANEIHPIEGHDANGALITVEHDEVIRPETSMESLSGLRPAFDPANGTVTAGTSSALSDGASAMLVMEEEKAKALGLPIRARIRSMAVAGCDAAIMGYGPVPATKKALERAGLTVDDLDVIELNEAFAAQSLPCVKDLGLMDVVDEKINLNGGAIALGHPLGCSGTRISTTLINLMESKDAKYGLATMCIGLGQGIATIFERP from the coding sequence ATGAAACAAGCAGTTATCGTAGATTGCATTCGTACTCCCATGGGCCGCTCTAAGGCTGGAGTATTTAGAAATGTACGTGCAGAGACTCTTTCTGCAGAATTAATGAAGGCACTGGTTGAGCGTAATCCCAAGCTAGATCCTAATACCATTGAAGACGTGATCTGGGGCTGTGTTCAACAGACTCTGGAGCAAGGCTTCAATATCGCACGTAACGCATCACTCCTAGCGGGGCTGCCTAAGCAGATTGGCGGCGTGACCGTAAACCGTTTATGTGGTTCATCTATGGATGCCCTACATCAAGCGGCACGCGCAATTATGACAGGTCAAGGCGATACGTTTATCGTCGGTGGTGTCGAGCACATGGGCCACGTTCCTATGAATCACGGTGTCGACTTCCATCCCGGCCTTGCCAGCAATGTAGCAAAGGCATCGGGCATGATGGGTCTTACGGCTGAAATGCTAGGAAAGATGCACGGCATCACACGAGAGCAGCAAGATGAATTTGCGGTACGCTCACATCAACGTGCTCATGCAGCCACAGTCGAAGGTCGCTTCGCCAATGAGATCCACCCAATCGAAGGTCATGATGCCAATGGTGCCTTGATCACGGTTGAGCATGACGAAGTTATTCGTCCTGAAACATCAATGGAGTCACTGTCAGGACTTAGACCTGCTTTCGACCCTGCCAATGGCACAGTCACAGCGGGAACATCTTCAGCACTGTCTGATGGAGCTTCAGCCATGCTGGTCATGGAAGAAGAGAAAGCCAAGGCTTTAGGCTTACCAATCCGTGCACGCATCCGCTCTATGGCTGTTGCAGGTTGTGATGCCGCCATCATGGGCTATGGTCCGGTTCCTGCGACTAAAAAAGCATTAGAGCGTGCTGGACTAACTGTCGATGATCTTGATGTTATCGAGCTTAACGAAGCCTTCGCCGCCCAGTCTCTACCTTGTGTAAAAGACTTAGGCTTAATGGATGTTGTCGATGAGAAGATTAACCTCAACGGTGGTGCTATCGCACTCGGTCATCCATTAGGATGCTCTGGTACTCGAATCTCTACAACGCTTATCAACTTGATGGAAAGCAAAGATGCAAAATATGGTCTGGCGACCATGTGTATCGGCTTAGGCCAAGGCATAGCAACAATATTCGAAAGACCTTAA
- the tusA gene encoding sulfurtransferase TusA yields MNQADHHLDAIGLRCPEPVMMVRKSVRKMEAGETLLIIADDPATTRDIPSFCEFMDHKLLSSSTDKTPYQYLIQKGL; encoded by the coding sequence ATGAATCAAGCCGACCATCATTTAGATGCCATTGGACTCAGATGTCCAGAGCCTGTGATGATGGTTCGTAAGTCAGTACGAAAAATGGAAGCTGGCGAGACCCTGCTGATTATCGCAGATGACCCTGCCACTACCCGAGATATTCCTAGCTTCTGTGAATTTATGGATCATAAGCTACTCTCGAGCAGTACAGATAAAACACCCTACCAGTATTTAATCCAAAAAGGTCTCTGA